Proteins co-encoded in one Streptomyces roseochromogenus subsp. oscitans DS 12.976 genomic window:
- a CDS encoding FtsW/RodA/SpoVE family cell cycle protein has product MTKAGTTVAAAHARAPVVRLPRRRGIELALIVLAVLLSVYGYCAVGIARTGTVPPGAAGYGAGLGVLALLAHVVVRIRAPYADPLFLPIAVLLNGLGLVLIYRLDLETPHNQAAPAQLVWSTLGFGLFIAVVLVLRDHRVLQRYSYVWVASALGLLALPILFPAVNGARIWLRLAGFSIQPGEFAKVLLAVFFAAYLAANRNALAYTGRRLWLLQFPTGRVLGPIVTIWLLSVGVLVLERDLGTSLLFFGLFVVLLYVATGRTGWIAVGLVLAVLGAVAVGRFEPHVNQRIEDWLHPFRTIEAGQGPNQLSQSLFAFAAGGVLGTGLGLGHSILIGFAAKSDFILATAGEELGLTGLAAIFLLYALLVERGYRAGRALREPFGRLLAVGLASLLALQVFVIAGGVTGLIPLTGMAMPFLAQGGSSVVTNWVIVALLIRVSDSARSQYDGQEAA; this is encoded by the coding sequence ATGACCAAGGCCGGAACCACCGTGGCGGCGGCACACGCTCGCGCACCCGTCGTACGCCTCCCCCGGCGCCGTGGCATCGAACTCGCCCTGATCGTGCTGGCCGTGCTGCTGTCCGTGTACGGCTACTGCGCGGTGGGGATCGCACGGACCGGCACGGTCCCGCCCGGTGCCGCCGGTTACGGCGCCGGGCTCGGCGTGCTGGCCCTGTTGGCGCATGTCGTGGTGCGCATCCGGGCGCCGTACGCCGATCCGCTGTTCCTGCCGATCGCCGTGCTGCTCAACGGGCTCGGGCTGGTCCTGATCTACCGGCTGGACCTGGAGACCCCGCACAACCAGGCGGCCCCGGCCCAGCTGGTGTGGTCCACGCTCGGGTTCGGGCTGTTCATCGCCGTGGTGCTGGTGCTGCGCGACCACCGGGTGCTGCAGCGGTACTCGTATGTGTGGGTGGCCTCCGCGCTCGGGCTGCTCGCGCTGCCGATCCTGTTCCCGGCGGTCAACGGCGCCCGTATCTGGCTGCGGCTCGCCGGATTCTCCATCCAGCCGGGCGAGTTCGCGAAGGTGCTGCTCGCGGTGTTCTTCGCCGCCTATCTGGCCGCCAACCGCAACGCGCTGGCGTACACGGGCCGCCGGCTGTGGCTGCTGCAGTTCCCGACCGGGCGGGTGCTCGGCCCGATCGTCACGATCTGGCTGCTGAGCGTCGGGGTGCTGGTCCTGGAGCGGGACCTCGGCACCTCGCTGCTGTTCTTCGGGCTGTTCGTGGTGCTGCTGTACGTCGCCACGGGGCGGACGGGCTGGATCGCGGTGGGGCTGGTGCTCGCCGTGCTGGGGGCCGTCGCCGTGGGCCGGTTCGAGCCGCATGTGAACCAGCGGATCGAGGACTGGCTGCACCCCTTCCGCACCATCGAGGCCGGACAGGGGCCCAACCAGCTCTCGCAGTCGCTGTTCGCCTTCGCGGCGGGCGGAGTGCTCGGCACCGGTCTCGGGCTCGGGCACTCCATCCTCATCGGCTTCGCCGCCAAGTCGGACTTCATCCTGGCCACGGCCGGCGAGGAACTGGGGCTCACCGGGCTCGCGGCGATCTTCCTGCTGTACGCCCTGCTGGTGGAGCGCGGCTATCGGGCGGGCCGCGCCCTGCGGGAGCCCTTCGGCCGGCTGCTCGCGGTCGGGCTCGCCTCGCTCCTGGCGCTGCAGGTGTTCGTGATCGCGGGCGGGGTCACCGGGCTGATCCCGCTGACCGGCATGGCGATGCCGTTCCTCGCCCAGGGCGGCTCCTCGGTGGTCACCAACTGGGTGATCGTGGCGCTGCTGATCCGGGTGAGCGACTCGGCGCGCAGCCAGTACGACGGACAGGAGGCGGCGTGA
- a CDS encoding penicillin-binding protein: MARYIRHACAFCALLLAALLVNAARVQVVQSGVYDDSPANRRGAIARYGQPRGDILVGDQPVTGSVDTGEQLRFERSYKDGPLYAPVTGFASQSYGTTFLEHAGDGVLSGTDPMLSPLPLWSGVTRGRGRVGNVVTTLNPGAQQAAYRGLAGRKGAVAAIEPATGRILALVSSPSYDPGQLSGNGEAVASAWARLNHDPEKPMLNRAVRQTYPPGSTFKVVTAAAALDAGVITDLDAPTDSPDPYRLPGTTTRLTNEGDGCGDASLRSAFEWSCNTVFAKLGVDVGAKDMTATAAAFGFNDAGLRIPFSVAPSTFDTHVDRAQLALSSIGQYNTRATPLQMAMVSAAVANGGQLRTPYLVERTTRTSGVTLAGSGAHPLRQVMSPSTAARLKELMTDVVREGTGRRAAIRGALVGGKTGTAQHGVGNSGAPYAWFVSWAQPDDQPQSQVAVAVVVEDASANRGEISGGGVAAPIAQGVMRAVLGL; encoded by the coding sequence ATGGCCCGCTACATCCGGCACGCCTGTGCGTTCTGCGCGCTGCTGCTGGCGGCGCTGCTGGTCAACGCGGCCCGGGTGCAGGTGGTGCAGTCGGGGGTGTACGACGACAGTCCGGCCAACCGGCGCGGCGCGATCGCCCGGTACGGCCAGCCGCGGGGCGACATCCTGGTCGGCGACCAGCCGGTCACCGGCTCCGTGGACACCGGCGAGCAGCTGCGCTTCGAACGCAGCTACAAGGACGGCCCGTTGTACGCCCCGGTCACCGGCTTCGCCTCGCAGTCGTACGGCACGACGTTCCTGGAGCACGCCGGGGACGGGGTGCTCTCCGGCACGGATCCGATGCTCTCGCCGCTGCCGCTGTGGAGCGGCGTGACGCGCGGCCGCGGCCGGGTCGGGAACGTCGTCACGACACTGAACCCGGGCGCGCAGCAGGCCGCGTACCGGGGGCTGGCCGGGCGCAAGGGCGCGGTGGCCGCGATCGAGCCGGCGACGGGGCGCATCCTGGCGCTGGTGTCGAGTCCGTCGTACGACCCCGGGCAGCTGTCCGGCAACGGCGAGGCGGTGGCCTCGGCGTGGGCGCGGCTCAACCACGACCCGGAGAAGCCGATGCTCAACCGGGCGGTACGGCAGACCTATCCGCCGGGGTCGACGTTCAAGGTGGTCACCGCGGCGGCGGCGCTGGACGCGGGCGTGATCACCGACCTGGACGCGCCCACCGACTCACCCGACCCCTACCGGCTGCCCGGGACCACGACCCGGCTCACCAACGAGGGCGACGGCTGCGGCGACGCCTCGCTGCGGTCGGCGTTCGAGTGGTCCTGCAACACCGTGTTCGCCAAGCTCGGCGTGGACGTCGGGGCGAAGGACATGACCGCCACGGCGGCCGCGTTCGGGTTCAACGACGCCGGGCTGCGCATCCCCTTCTCGGTCGCGCCCAGCACCTTCGACACCCACGTGGACCGGGCGCAGCTGGCGCTGTCGTCGATCGGGCAGTACAACACGCGGGCCACACCCCTGCAGATGGCGATGGTGTCGGCGGCCGTGGCCAACGGCGGTCAGCTGCGCACGCCGTATCTGGTGGAGCGGACGACCCGGACGAGCGGTGTGACGCTCGCCGGGAGCGGGGCGCATCCGCTGCGGCAGGTGATGAGCCCCTCGACGGCCGCACGGCTGAAGGAGCTGATGACGGACGTGGTCCGGGAGGGCACCGGCCGGCGTGCGGCCATCCGCGGCGCCCTCGTCGGCGGCAAGACCGGAACCGCGCAGCACGGGGTCGGCAACTCCGGTGCGCCGTACGCCTGGTTCGTCTCCTGGGCGCAGCCCGACGACCAGCCGCAGTCGCAGGTGGCGGTCGCGGTGGTGGTGGAGGACGCCTCGGCGAACCGGGGCGAGATCAGCGGCGGCGGGGTCGCGGCGCCGATCGCGCAGGGGGTGATGCGGGCGGTTCTCGGCCTGTGA
- a CDS encoding DUF3291 domain-containing protein, with amino-acid sequence MTDTAAAYDLAEVNIARLKFPLDSPQLKDFVDALDPVNATADAADGFVWRLRSDTGNATDIPVFGDEWLIINMSTWRDANALTAFMYQGQHRELLARRRDWFEKLEEAVTTLWWVPAGHRPTVAEAEDRLLHLRAHGATPYAFTLRTTFPAPQSSKDAAGVSRSA; translated from the coding sequence ATGACGGATACCGCAGCGGCGTACGATCTCGCCGAGGTCAATATCGCCCGCCTCAAGTTCCCTTTGGATTCACCCCAGTTGAAGGACTTCGTCGACGCGCTCGACCCGGTCAACGCGACGGCGGACGCCGCGGACGGCTTCGTCTGGCGGCTGCGGAGCGACACCGGAAACGCCACCGACATCCCCGTGTTCGGCGACGAGTGGCTCATCATCAACATGTCGACATGGCGGGACGCGAACGCGCTCACGGCGTTCATGTACCAGGGGCAGCACCGGGAGTTGCTGGCCCGGCGCAGGGACTGGTTCGAGAAGCTCGAGGAGGCGGTGACCACGCTGTGGTGGGTGCCGGCCGGCCACCGCCCGACCGTGGCCGAGGCGGAGGACCGGCTGCTGCACCTGAGGGCGCACGGCGCGACACCGTACGCCTTCACGCTGCGGACGACGTTCCCGGCGCCCCAGTCGTCCAAGGACGCGGCCGGGGTCAGCCGATCGGCTTGA
- a CDS encoding ferritin-like domain-containing protein, translating into MPTQDLYAKDPGDSPWQVPASGAARFSWEYDHGRERLLALYQKGKDKQWDGQQRIDWDLEVDPYDALGTPDEAMSLYGTRYWDKMTEKDKGELRLHYASWQFSQFLHGEQGAMICAARIVESVPDLDAKFYSATQTMDEARHAEIYGRFLHEKVGLVYPINDNLQSLLGDTLRDSRWDMPYLGMQVLIEGLALAAFGMIRDTTNKPLPQQILTYVMQDEARHVAFGRLALRDYYKQLTDAELREREEFVIEGCYLMRDRLRGVEVLENFGIPKAEAEALSERSEFLQLFRRLLFSRIVPCVKDIGLWGKRLQEAYVDMGVFEMGDSNLDLLMAQDEELAEQLDAQRFAAEERDRIAEVREAIESGAAES; encoded by the coding sequence ATGCCGACCCAAGACCTGTACGCCAAAGACCCCGGTGACTCCCCCTGGCAGGTGCCCGCGAGCGGCGCCGCCCGCTTCAGCTGGGAGTACGACCACGGCCGCGAACGCCTGCTCGCCCTGTACCAGAAGGGCAAGGACAAGCAGTGGGACGGGCAGCAGCGCATCGACTGGGACCTTGAGGTCGACCCGTACGACGCGCTCGGCACGCCCGACGAGGCCATGTCCCTGTACGGCACCAGGTACTGGGACAAGATGACGGAGAAGGACAAGGGCGAACTGCGCCTGCACTACGCCTCCTGGCAGTTCAGCCAGTTCCTGCACGGCGAGCAGGGCGCGATGATCTGCGCGGCGCGGATCGTGGAGTCGGTGCCCGACCTGGACGCCAAGTTCTACTCCGCGACCCAGACCATGGACGAGGCCCGGCACGCCGAGATCTACGGCCGGTTCCTGCACGAGAAGGTCGGCCTCGTCTACCCGATCAACGACAATCTGCAGTCCCTTCTCGGCGACACGCTCCGCGACAGCCGCTGGGACATGCCCTACCTGGGCATGCAGGTCCTCATCGAGGGGCTCGCGCTGGCCGCCTTCGGAATGATCCGGGACACCACCAACAAGCCGCTGCCCCAGCAGATCCTCACCTACGTCATGCAGGACGAGGCCCGGCACGTGGCCTTCGGCCGGCTGGCGCTGCGCGACTACTACAAGCAGCTCACCGACGCCGAACTGCGCGAGCGCGAGGAGTTCGTCATCGAGGGCTGCTATCTGATGCGCGACCGGCTGCGGGGCGTCGAGGTCCTGGAGAACTTCGGCATACCCAAGGCCGAGGCGGAGGCCCTGAGCGAGCGCTCCGAGTTCCTCCAGCTGTTCCGCCGGCTGCTGTTCAGCCGGATCGTGCCCTGCGTCAAGGACATAGGCCTGTGGGGCAAACGGCTCCAGGAGGCCTATGTCGACATGGGTGTCTTCGAGATGGGCGACTCCAACCTGGACCTGCTCATGGCCCAGGACGAGGAACTGGCCGAGCAGTTGGACGCACAGCGCTTCGCCGCCGAGGAACGGGACCGCATCGCGGAGGTGCGGGAGGCGATCGAGTCGGGGGCGGCGGAGAGCTGA
- a CDS encoding AurF N-oxygenase family protein: MTTLTEADALDGLRDALGLLKDREQVAERLLASSAKHSFDPDQELDWDAPFEEGKWFWPPELVSLYDTPMWKRMSEEQRILLSQHEAAALASLGIWFEIILMQLLVRHIYDKAATSAHVRYALTEIEDECRHSKMFARLISHGGTPWYPVSKAHLNLGRVFKTISTTPGSFTATLLGEEVLDWMQRLTFPDERVQPLIRGVTRIHVVEEARHVRYAREELRRQMMTAPKWSREFTRVTSGEFARIFSVAFVNPEVYTNVGLDKREAMAQVKASAHHREVMQTGAKRLTDFLDDIGVLRGAGRRLWRSSGLLA, translated from the coding sequence ATGACGACCCTGACGGAAGCGGACGCGCTGGACGGTCTGCGCGACGCGCTCGGCCTGCTCAAGGACCGGGAGCAGGTGGCCGAACGGCTGCTCGCCTCCTCCGCCAAGCACTCCTTCGACCCCGATCAGGAGCTGGACTGGGACGCGCCCTTCGAGGAGGGCAAGTGGTTCTGGCCGCCGGAGCTGGTGTCGCTGTACGACACGCCGATGTGGAAGCGGATGAGCGAGGAGCAGCGGATCCTGCTCTCCCAGCACGAGGCGGCGGCGCTGGCCTCGCTGGGCATCTGGTTCGAGATCATCCTGATGCAGCTGCTGGTGCGGCACATCTACGACAAGGCGGCCACGAGCGCGCACGTCCGCTACGCCCTCACCGAGATCGAGGACGAGTGCCGGCACTCGAAGATGTTCGCCCGGCTGATCTCGCACGGCGGCACGCCCTGGTACCCGGTCAGCAAGGCCCACCTGAACCTCGGCCGCGTGTTCAAGACCATTTCCACCACGCCCGGCTCCTTCACCGCCACCCTCCTCGGCGAGGAGGTCCTGGACTGGATGCAACGGCTGACGTTCCCGGACGAGCGGGTGCAGCCGCTGATCCGTGGCGTCACACGCATCCACGTGGTCGAGGAGGCCCGCCATGTCCGGTACGCCCGTGAGGAGCTGCGGCGCCAGATGATGACGGCGCCGAAGTGGTCGCGGGAGTTCACCCGGGTCACGTCGGGTGAGTTCGCCCGGATCTTCTCGGTGGCCTTCGTGAATCCCGAGGTCTACACCAACGTCGGCCTCGACAAGCGGGAGGCCATGGCCCAGGTGAAGGCGAGCGCCCACCACCGGGAGGTCATGCAGACGGGTGCGAAGCGACTCACCGACTTCCTGGACGACATCGGGGTGCTGCGGGGTGCGGGCAGGCGGCTGTGGAGGTCGTCCGGCCTGTTGGCATAG
- a CDS encoding TetR/AcrR family transcriptional regulator has product MTPSATPAYRRLSVEERRSQLLEAALKLFAHRAPEDVSLDDVAEAAGVSRPLVYRYFPGGKQQLYEAALRSAAEELQHCFDEPRQGPLLSRLSRALDRYLSFVDEHDTGFSALLQGGSVVETSRTTAIVDGVRRAAAEHIYRHLGVADPGARLRMTVRTWITAVEAASLIWLDEDKQPPVEELRDWLVEQFVAVLTVTASRDPQTAAVIGALAEDGRD; this is encoded by the coding sequence ATGACCCCGTCCGCCACCCCCGCCTACCGTCGCCTGAGCGTCGAGGAGCGACGAAGTCAGCTCCTCGAGGCCGCCCTGAAACTCTTCGCGCACCGGGCACCGGAAGACGTGTCGCTGGACGACGTGGCGGAGGCGGCCGGAGTCTCGCGCCCCCTGGTGTACCGGTACTTCCCGGGCGGCAAACAGCAGCTGTACGAGGCCGCGCTGCGCTCCGCCGCCGAGGAGCTGCAGCACTGCTTCGACGAGCCCCGCCAGGGCCCCCTGCTGTCCCGCCTCTCCCGCGCCCTGGACCGCTATCTGAGCTTCGTCGACGAGCACGACACCGGCTTCAGCGCGCTGCTGCAGGGCGGCAGCGTGGTGGAGACCTCGCGGACCACGGCCATCGTGGACGGGGTCCGCCGGGCCGCCGCCGAGCACATCTACCGCCACCTCGGCGTCGCCGACCCCGGCGCACGGCTGCGCATGACCGTACGGACCTGGATCACGGCCGTCGAGGCGGCCTCCCTGATCTGGCTGGACGAGGACAAGCAGCCCCCGGTCGAGGAGCTGCGCGACTGGCTGGTCGAACAGTTCGTGGCCGTACTCACCGTCACCGCGAGCCGGGACCCGCAGACGGCCGCCGTCATCGGCGCGCTCGCCGAGGATGGCCGAGACTGA
- a CDS encoding C40 family peptidase gives MSGTLPRLACTAALAAQAVLAPVPAAAAPRPQRSVSQLLTDLQQLYRQAEQATETYNATAERLRRQRAEVNRLDGELVRARLALQDSRADAGRLARRQYQSGDADGLGPYVRVLLAPDPQHALDEGHVIGELAREQARTVSRLTAAEQRKDALARAARTALDTQLTLADQQKRQRDDVRTRLAAVERLLASLTPAQLAAISAMEQQGVAAAQQQLAASGVLPTEHTASAEGGRAVRYAMDQLGKPYAWGAEGPGAYDCSGLTSQAWEHAGTPIPRTSQEQWQLLRRIPLGRLRPGDLVIYFPEATHVAMYVGGGEVVQAPRTGETVKVSPLASYPVLGAVRPDQAPETEAR, from the coding sequence GTGTCAGGAACGCTTCCGCGCCTGGCCTGTACGGCCGCGCTGGCGGCCCAGGCCGTCCTCGCGCCCGTACCCGCCGCAGCCGCACCGCGCCCGCAGCGGTCCGTGTCCCAGTTGCTGACAGATCTTCAGCAGCTGTACCGGCAGGCCGAACAGGCCACCGAGACCTACAACGCCACCGCGGAGAGACTGCGGCGGCAGCGCGCCGAGGTGAACCGGCTCGACGGCGAACTGGTCCGCGCCCGGCTCGCCCTGCAGGACAGCCGGGCCGACGCCGGCCGGCTGGCCCGCCGCCAGTACCAGAGCGGCGACGCCGACGGCCTCGGCCCGTACGTCCGGGTGCTCCTCGCCCCCGACCCGCAGCACGCGCTGGACGAGGGGCATGTCATCGGTGAACTGGCGCGCGAGCAGGCCCGGACGGTGAGCCGGCTGACCGCCGCTGAGCAGCGGAAGGATGCCCTGGCCCGGGCCGCCCGCACGGCTCTGGACACCCAGCTGACCCTCGCCGACCAGCAGAAGAGGCAGCGCGACGATGTCCGGACCAGGCTGGCCGCCGTGGAACGCCTGCTGGCCTCTCTCACCCCGGCCCAGCTGGCCGCGATTTCCGCCATGGAGCAGCAGGGTGTCGCCGCGGCCCAGCAGCAGCTCGCCGCCTCGGGGGTCCTGCCCACGGAACACACCGCCTCCGCCGAGGGCGGCCGCGCGGTCCGCTACGCCATGGACCAGCTCGGCAAGCCGTACGCTTGGGGCGCCGAGGGCCCGGGCGCGTACGACTGCTCGGGCCTCACCTCACAGGCCTGGGAGCACGCGGGCACCCCCATCCCCCGCACCAGCCAGGAACAGTGGCAACTGCTGCGAAGAATCCCTCTCGGCCGGCTGCGGCCCGGTGACCTCGTCATCTACTTCCCCGAGGCCACGCATGTGGCGATGTACGTGGGGGGCGGCGAGGTCGTGCAGGCGCCGAGAACGGGCGAGACGGTGAAGGTCTCCCCGCTGGCGTCCTATCCGGTACTCGGCGCGGTACGCCCGGATCAGGCCCCGGAGACCGAGGCCAGGTAG
- a CDS encoding styrene monooxygenase/indole monooxygenase family protein, translating to MRKILVVGAGQSGLQLALGLQSHGYEVTLMSNRTADEIRTGRVMSTQCMFHTALQHERDLQLNFWESQAPKIEGLGVSVAAPGSHDPGPTQRAIDWVGALDGYAQSVDQRVKMAGWMETFAQRGGQLVIHGAAVGDLDYFSRTYDLVLVSAGKGELVQMFGRDASRSPYSEPQRALAVAYVHGLGPRPEHPEFDAVRCNLVPGVGELFIMPTFTTSGRADILFWEGIPGGPLDVFNGVKDPAEHLSLTLELMEKFTPWEYARATKAELTDAGGTLAGRYAPTVRNPIGRLPGGGLVLGVADVVVANDPITGQGSNSASKCAAAYLASILEHGDQEFDEAWMQATFDRYWATAQHVTKWTNAMLAPPPEHILNLIGAAGQLQPVADRFANAFNDPADFENFFYDPEKTGAYLASVSGA from the coding sequence ATGCGGAAGATACTCGTCGTCGGAGCCGGCCAGTCCGGCCTCCAGCTCGCCCTCGGCCTGCAGTCGCACGGCTACGAGGTCACCCTGATGTCGAACCGGACCGCGGACGAGATCCGCACCGGCCGGGTCATGTCGACGCAGTGCATGTTCCACACGGCGCTGCAGCACGAGCGCGACCTCCAGCTGAACTTCTGGGAGTCCCAGGCCCCGAAGATCGAGGGACTCGGCGTCTCGGTCGCGGCCCCCGGCTCGCACGACCCGGGCCCCACCCAGCGGGCGATCGACTGGGTGGGCGCGCTGGACGGGTACGCGCAGTCGGTCGACCAGCGGGTGAAGATGGCCGGCTGGATGGAGACCTTCGCCCAGCGCGGCGGCCAGCTGGTCATCCACGGCGCGGCGGTCGGCGACCTCGACTACTTCTCCCGCACCTACGACCTCGTCCTGGTCTCGGCCGGCAAGGGCGAGCTGGTCCAGATGTTCGGCCGTGACGCCTCGCGCTCCCCGTACAGCGAGCCGCAGCGCGCCCTCGCGGTGGCGTACGTCCACGGGCTCGGCCCGCGCCCCGAGCACCCCGAGTTCGACGCGGTCCGCTGCAACCTGGTCCCCGGTGTCGGCGAGCTGTTCATCATGCCGACGTTCACCACCTCAGGCCGCGCGGACATCCTCTTCTGGGAAGGCATACCCGGCGGCCCCCTCGATGTCTTCAACGGCGTCAAGGACCCGGCGGAGCACCTCTCCCTGACCCTGGAACTCATGGAGAAGTTCACGCCCTGGGAGTACGCGCGGGCGACGAAGGCCGAACTGACCGATGCCGGTGGCACGTTGGCGGGCCGCTACGCGCCGACGGTCCGCAACCCCATCGGCCGCCTCCCCGGCGGCGGTCTGGTCCTGGGTGTCGCCGACGTCGTCGTGGCCAACGACCCGATCACCGGCCAGGGCTCCAACTCGGCGTCCAAGTGCGCCGCCGCCTACCTCGCCTCGATCCTCGAACACGGGGACCAGGAGTTCGACGAGGCCTGGATGCAGGCGACGTTCGACCGGTACTGGGCGACGGCTCAGCACGTCACCAAGTGGACCAACGCGATGCTGGCGCCGCCGCCGGAGCACATCCTGAACCTCATCGGCGCGGCCGGCCAGCTCCAGCCGGTGGCCGACCGGTTCGCCAACGCGTTCAACGACCCGGCCGACTTCGAGAACTTCTTCTACGACCCCGAGAAGACCGGCGCCTACCTGGCCTCGGTCTCCGGGGCCTGA
- a CDS encoding GTP-binding protein, with protein sequence MDSAVSDAAASAVGGTPRVAGLTEPDEDLRSWQTDRTRAPIATKIVVAGGFGVGKTTLVSSVSEITPLQTEALMTEASEETDDLTSTPGKLTTTVAMDFGRITLDDDLVLYLFGTPGQQRFWFMWDDLVRGAIGAVVMADTRRLKDCFPALDYFESCGLPYVVAVNHFDGSELFEPEDVREALTIPAHVPVMIMDARRRISVIETLLALVGHALDETPE encoded by the coding sequence GTGGACTCCGCCGTCTCTGACGCCGCCGCCTCCGCCGTCGGAGGCACCCCTCGCGTCGCCGGATTGACCGAGCCCGACGAGGACCTGAGGTCCTGGCAGACGGACCGCACCCGCGCCCCCATCGCGACGAAGATAGTCGTGGCGGGAGGCTTCGGTGTCGGCAAGACAACCCTCGTCAGCTCCGTCTCGGAGATCACGCCCCTGCAGACCGAGGCGCTGATGACCGAGGCGAGCGAGGAGACCGACGACCTCACCTCCACGCCGGGCAAGCTCACCACCACCGTGGCCATGGACTTCGGCCGTATCACGCTCGACGACGACCTGGTGCTCTATCTGTTCGGCACGCCGGGCCAGCAGCGGTTCTGGTTCATGTGGGACGACCTGGTGCGTGGCGCGATCGGTGCGGTCGTGATGGCCGACACCCGCCGTCTGAAGGACTGCTTCCCCGCGCTGGACTACTTCGAGAGCTGCGGGCTGCCGTACGTCGTCGCGGTCAACCATTTCGACGGCAGCGAGCTGTTCGAGCCGGAGGACGTACGGGAGGCGCTGACGATCCCCGCGCACGTCCCTGTCATGATCATGGATGCGCGGCGTCGTATTTCGGTCATCGAGACACTGCTGGCCCTGGTCGGCCACGCGCTGGACGAAACCCCCGAGTAG
- a CDS encoding DUF742 domain-containing protein, producing MSGTPEKLPVRGGDRKPARVRPYSLTGGRTRFGHVLLVETFVAALEAPEERKELMNGSLTGSQGRVMPEMRAIVELCRRMRTVAEIAALLKMPLGVVRVLLSDLADQGKIRVYGTGTGHGTGRPDRALLERVLSGLRRL from the coding sequence ATGAGCGGCACGCCCGAGAAACTCCCCGTGCGCGGCGGCGACCGCAAACCCGCCCGCGTCCGCCCCTACTCGCTCACGGGCGGCCGTACCCGCTTCGGCCACGTCCTCCTCGTGGAGACGTTCGTGGCGGCGCTCGAAGCCCCGGAAGAGCGCAAGGAACTGATGAATGGTTCCCTCACGGGTTCACAGGGCCGTGTCATGCCGGAGATGCGGGCCATAGTCGAACTGTGCCGCCGTATGCGCACGGTGGCCGAGATCGCCGCGCTGCTGAAGATGCCGCTCGGCGTGGTCCGCGTGCTCCTGAGCGACCTCGCGGACCAGGGAAAGATCCGTGTGTACGGCACCGGCACCGGTCACGGCACCGGCCGCCCGGACCGCGCGCTGCTGGAAAGGGTGCTGAGTGGACTCCGCCGTCTCTGA
- a CDS encoding roadblock/LC7 domain-containing protein — protein MTAPSTFGLSSEARNLHWLLTNLVEEVPGIQSVAVVSSDGLLLLSSDPARTAESRERRPAKGPRGSSADLATIVSGIGSLTVGAARLMEFGGVKHTMIAMEEGSLFVMSISDGSLLGVHGSAECDMSVVAYHMALFVGRAGHVLTPELRSELRKSLESQEPRSTGSTR, from the coding sequence TTGACCGCGCCCAGTACCTTCGGACTGAGCAGTGAGGCCCGCAACCTGCACTGGCTGCTGACCAACCTGGTCGAGGAAGTCCCCGGCATCCAGTCCGTCGCCGTGGTCTCCTCCGACGGCCTGCTCCTGCTCTCCTCCGACCCCGCCCGCACTGCGGAATCCCGCGAAAGGCGCCCGGCGAAGGGTCCGAGGGGCTCCTCCGCAGACCTCGCCACCATCGTCTCCGGCATCGGCAGCCTTACCGTCGGCGCCGCCCGGCTGATGGAGTTCGGCGGGGTCAAGCACACGATGATCGCGATGGAGGAGGGCAGCCTGTTCGTGATGTCGATCAGTGACGGTTCGCTGCTCGGCGTGCACGGTTCCGCCGAGTGCGACATGAGCGTGGTGGCGTACCACATGGCGCTGTTCGTCGGCCGCGCCGGCCACGTACTGACCCCCGAACTCCGCAGCGAGCTCCGGAAATCACTGGAGTCCCAGGAACCGCGGTCGACGGGGAGCACCCGATGA